Sequence from the Maribellus comscasis genome:
GTATTAGTTGACACCAAAAGTATTCAATACAAGATATACGTTAGTACCAGCCGGTTTGTTGGAACTATTTTAATTCAAAGACTTTTTGTACTCAGTGGGTGTTTGGCTGGTTTCCTCTTTAAAAATTCTGTGGAATGATGTTTTTGAATTAAATCCACATTCAAATGCTATACCCAGAATCGAATAATGACTGTATTTCGCATTGACTATCATTTTTTTTACTTCTTCAATCCTGTATTCATTAATCAATTTATAAAAATTCTTTTTTTGACCTAAATTTATCACCTGTGATAAATTTTGCCTGGAAATATTTAAATCGTCAACCATCATTTGTAAATTGAAATCCGGATCGAGATACGGTTTTTTTGTTTTCAAATAATCGGTAACTTTTTGATTAATGTGTTCAACTTTATAGTCGCTCAAAGCAGAACGTTTGTATTTTTCACTTTGGTCATTTTCAGCACTTTTTTCTGAATTCTTTTTTAATTTATAGATGGCTGATTGATTATTTCCAAAGTACACCATTAGAAATGTAAAAATGGTCAGGTTGGTTGTAAGTGGAAATATTGACACAAACCTGATGCTAAAAATTTTAAAAACAAGAGATAAAATAAAATCAGCCAAAAACAGAAGAACAAAAATAATTACAACAAATATTAACCAGCTAAACGTATTTTTCGGGGTATAGTTTGAGAAATAGTAGGGTATCTTTTTTCTGTGACTCAGAATAATTCTGATGGCAAAAAACCAATATAAAAACAGAGAAAGAAGCAAAAGCAAATAATAAATCTTATTATTCCCCGACAGTGAATATTCCTCAAATCCGTATGGATTTGAAAAAGATATCGGATGGGTTACAGAACGATGAATGCCAACCAATAAGAGTGGTAAAATATGAATTAAATGCTGCTTTTTGAGTTGAAAATTATGAATTGCCAGCGAGGATACGTAGAAGTATAATAATGGCCCCAATAAAAAAAGAAAAGGGAAAATACCTGGTTTAAAATAGTCGACTACTTCAAAAGGAAGAAGTTCGGAGCCAAGAAAAATAGCATTTACAAACAACCATATCGCTAATAATAGGAAACTTAAGTGTTTGGGGCGTTTTGAAATAAATAGTATTGTCCCGAATAATGACTGTACAAATCCAACAATGATTATTATTTCACCCATTTTTCTTCTTCAAAGTTAATATATTTACTCCCTTGTTTTAAACAACCATATTTCAAAGAAAGTCATAATTGTTTTTATACTCTAATATTTTTTTTAACTGCTTGTTTTGTAGTTTTTTATGTGTGAATTATATTGTATTATAATCTTAAAATTTACATTTTTCGTGGTGAAGGACATTCTAAAGGCCTTTATTGCAGAACTCCAGGTACAAGTCGTTAAAATCAGTAGAAACTTAATTCTGCGTTGAAATATTCTCACCAAAGAAAATCGTCAGTAAGGTGGGAATTATTATTTTGAATTTTTTCTCCATAACGCAGGTGAATACTGAAGAACATTCCGGTCTAAAAACAGGATGGTGACAGATTGCAGTCAAAGGTTACCGCTTGAGCAGAAAAAAATATTTCAATATTGAGCTACAATATTTTACTTCATTCTTAAAAAAATTGTGTTAAGAAAAGTACAATAAAAAGCCAACTATATATCCTTTTTCAGGACACTGTTTCCCATGAAAAACAGGTGCGATTAGAGAAAAGTGGGTGTTATTGTTCATTTCGGTATAATTTCAGGTGCAATGTATATAAAAAGAGCGCAATCCAAGAAAAATGGACGTAGATGTAGGGTTGTAGATTTAAATAGGTGCAAGGCAAAGAGTGAGTTGAATCTAAAATTATCTATTTTGCAGTGAAGAATTATGGGCAATTATGTGCACTAAGGGCATGTTATGAGGTAAAATATGATGGGTTTTAAACCGTTGTAAAACCCATCTCAAAGTTGTATGCTCATTCTTGTTTAACTTTAATTAACAATTATTTTGTTTTCATGACACGTATTTTTCGTTATTATCGATTTTATCATTTGCAGCCATTATTAATTTTTCGACTGCCGGATAATTTTCTTCACTCGTTTGAATTTTAATCAAGTTCATCGTACATTATAGTTTTAGAAGGCATATTCGTGCTGTTCGAACGTTTGTTTTTACTATTACAAAGTACACTCCTGATCTAAGAGATGATACATCAAAATAAGAACCTGTTGCTGCCTGTTCATTCATTAGCATTTCGCCTGTAGTTCTATACATCAATAGATTATCAATTAGCTCGTTTTGAGTTAATTGCACTGTAAATCCTTTGTTGGTGGGATTGGGGTAGATTAGTATTCCACTGGCGTCCTTATATCCGGTAACGGCATTTATATTTTCGACGGTAATGAACATTGTATCCGACGAAAAACAGGAGGCTCCATTAGACACCGTCACCCAAACCGGATGAATGCCCAGACCGAGTTCGCTGGCAACGATGGTAAGATTGGCTTCGGTTGTTCCATCGCACCAAATAATAGAACAATCGGAGTTTGGAATATGAAGGGATGTGGAATCTTCAATTCCTAAAACCCGATCAGGGCCAAGATCAACTACAAGTTTTTCATAAACGATAACCTGGAATTCGATTACACCTGTGCATTCATTTTTGGTTACCTTGTAAGTTAAAGTATGCATTCCCGCTCCGGCTACTGAAGGATCGAAATAAAGGCCTGAAACGCCTGCGCCGGAAAGTATTCCACCTTCGGGAATTGCTTCGATAGAAACCGGCAGCTGATCTTGGCAGAATGAAAGGTTTTCATTCAAAATTTCAGGGTGGATTACAGAATCTACAATTACCTGAAATTCGGTTTCTCCTCTACATTTGTTTTCAGTTACTGTGTAAGTTAAAGTATGCGTTCCCGGCCCGGCCACTGAAGGATCGAAGTAAAGTTCCGAAACACCGGCACCTGAAAGTATTCCACCTTCGGGAATTGCTTCGATAAAAACCGGCAGCTGATCTTCGCAGAATGAGAGGTTCTCATTCAAAATTTCAGGATGGATTACCGAATCTACGATAATCTGGAATTCGATTACACCTGTGCATTCATTTTCGGTTACGGTGTAAGTCAAGGTGTGCGTTCCCGGCCCGGCCACTGAAGGATCGAAGTAATGTTCTGAAACACCTGCTCCGGAAAGTATTCCACCTTCGGGAATTGCTTCGATAAAAACCGGCAGCTGATCTTCGCAGAATGAGAGGTTCTCATTCAAAATTTCAGGATGGATTACCGAATCTACGATAACCTGGAATTCGATTACACCTGTGCATTCATTTTCGGTTACGGTGTAAGTCAAGGTGTGCGTTCCCGGCCCGGCCACTGAAGGATCGAAGTAATGTTCTGAAACACCTGCTCCGGAAAGTATTCCACCTTCGGGAATTGCTTCGATAAAAATCGGCAGCTGATTTTCACAAAAGGAGAGGTCTGAATTCAGAATTTGTGGCTGAGGTACGGAATCCACAATTGCCTGAAACGTTGTTTCTCCTATACACCCATTCTCGTCGGTTAAGGTATAGCTTAGGATGTGTGTGCCTGGTCCGGCAAGAGCAGGGGAGAAGTATAAATCAGAAACGCCTTCGCCGGAAAGAACGCCTCCTTCAGGAAGTGCTTCGATTAGAACTGGTTGCTCATCTTCGCAGAAAGTGAGATCCGCAGTTACGATGGTTGGTTGCGGATTCCCGTATATGTCGATGGTTTTTTCGAATGAATTATTGGTGCTATTATTGTCGAGCGAACAAGTCAGTAGAAATTCAAATGTGTAGTTCTGTTCAGCGCTTAAATCCAGATGATTATTCATTTCATAACTTAGCACTTCGTTGGGTAAAAGTGATTCAGAAAGCACCACTATTTCTTCAACACTCTCATTCGAAGAACAAATCATTTGAATCATAATACTGTCGCCGGATAAAGCTGGATCTGGTCCCAAATTTTTAATGGAAACGGATACCATTTCATCGTCAGACAAGGTGCAGGATGATACCGGGCAATTTAATGCCGTTATCGTAAAGTCTGTAACACGCGGTTCTTCTTCTCCCGAAACTGAAATATTATCCAGCCCGGCGCCCATTCCCCATTGATAAAGATCGTCGTAGTAAAAGCCCAGTTGAATGCCGTTTTTACAAATTTCCGGGGGCAGTTCAACTGTTTTATGTGCCCAGGCAACGGCCTTTTCCAGGTTAATAAATTCATGCCACTCCGTTTCTTCCTGGTTTTTGTAAACCACATGTAATTCATCAATGGCATCGTAAATTTCGGTTTTTAATAAATAATCAAATGAAAGTGAAATGTTTGAATAATCGGCAAGCAGTAGCGGGGGAGTGGCAGCTATATCGGAAACGTGTACAGCTTCTCCGGCAGTGTAGGAATCAGTTGCAATAAATTTAGTGTTATTCGCTGAAAAATCGAGGTAGTAACAATTCAGTGATTCACTATCTCCCCATTGCCAACCCGAAATGTTGTCTTTTATCTGTACATCTGTAGTACCGGTTTCGAAATCAACAATGTAGGGCAACGAGCGGGCTGTTCGGGGATAAACTGTAACTTCATTCGTTCCAAGGCTTTCGGTTTCTGTATTATTTATGGAATAAACCGCTGTTACGTAATACGTGTATTCGTTATCGAAAATGATTGTTGCATCGTTGTAAGTGGGCGTATTGCTCTCGGACAGAAATGTGCCATTTTGATAGATTTTATATTTATCAGGAACTCCGAAAACGGGAGGAGCCCAACTGAGTAAAATGGCAGATTCACTGATGGCATAAGTTAAGTTTTGAGGAGGAAAGATTTCCGACTGTGTTTCAATTCCTGTTACTACCAGGCTAAACGCTTGTGAGCCTCCGTACAGCGTTCCCGAATGAGAAATCCTGATAGTAAAATTACTATCCCCCGGATTTGTAAAATAAACCTGTTCCACATTATCAATATGATTTGCTCCGTGTGTAGCCGAAGCTGCCGGGCTTTCGATATCGAGTACCCAGGGAAGAAAAGATTGCGAGGTAGTTGTATTTTGTATCGTTAAATTAAGATCGTTTTTCAGCTTACTGGTTCGTTGATTCAAGGAAGGAGTGGAAGCTTGTCCGGCCGGATCTGTCCAACAAATTGTGGCTTTTAAAAAAGGGGCATCGCCAGCTGTTGTTACCGGAAACGTTATTTCTTCTCCCTCATTTAATACTTTCTCATAAATATTTTTACCCTGATTGTTTGAATTGTTGTAAATCAGATCCGCTGCTGCTTTTATATTTATCAAACCCCAGCCAAAACTATAATCGGGGCCGGAATTGCCTAAATCGGTGGCCGAATGCATTAAGATACTTTTCAAGGTAGAAGATCTTAATTTTACGCCGGGCTGAAGCAGATTCTGGAGTTGAAGCAAAAGAGCAATAGAACCCGTAGCAGCTGCTGTAGACATTGACGTACCGGTGTATGTATCGTAACTTGTATTGGTTGAGGAAATGGAAGAATAAACATCAACGCCATCTGAAACCAGATCCGGTTTTATTCGCCCATCATCAGTTGGGCCAAAGCCACTAAAAGCAGTCATGTTTTTTGCATCATCAACTGCTCCGATAGTCAGTATATTTTTGGCTACTGCTACCGGCGATAAACAATCGTAACCATCTTCGCCGCCGTCAGGCTCGCGTTCATCGTTAACCAATATCCAGTTTTCGTCCCACACATAATGAGAAACCGCTGTTTCCGGGCCATCGTTTCTATCGTTTCCGGCCGATTTTACAATGAGGTAGTATGGGGCCATTTGCGCAATGTAATCCAGATCGGCACTCACATCGCTGTAAAAGCCAAACTCATAATCTTCGGTAGCCGAAATGTTCGGATCGCCGTACCAATACCAGTTTTCGTTTTGTGCATTGTAATACCAGCCGCATAATGGTCCGTACGAGTGATTTGAAATGGTTATTCCATCAGCAGCGGCGCTGGCCATTTCTGCAATATCATTATCTAAATCCCATCCCTTGATGAGGGCTTTCCCGGCCATTCCTTTAGCTTCGGATTTTTTCCCCATAGCAATCATGGTACCCGAAATATGTGTTGAGTGGTCAGATACCGGCATGTTTAAATCGCGCATTGTAATCCGTGAACCATCCGGACTTTGAAACTCCTGGTGTGTAGCTAAAACCGTTCCTCCATCCCAGAGATTTATTTCAATCCCTTCGCCTGTAAGTTCGGGGTATTCGTTGCCGGGCGACCAAACCTGGTCGACAGCAAGAGTTGCCGCAAC
This genomic interval carries:
- a CDS encoding helix-turn-helix domain-containing protein, producing the protein MGEIIIIVGFVQSLFGTILFISKRPKHLSFLLLAIWLFVNAIFLGSELLPFEVVDYFKPGIFPFLFLLGPLLYFYVSSLAIHNFQLKKQHLIHILPLLLVGIHRSVTHPISFSNPYGFEEYSLSGNNKIYYLLLLLSLFLYWFFAIRIILSHRKKIPYYFSNYTPKNTFSWLIFVVIIFVLLFLADFILSLVFKIFSIRFVSIFPLTTNLTIFTFLMVYFGNNQSAIYKLKKNSEKSAENDQSEKYKRSALSDYKVEHINQKVTDYLKTKKPYLDPDFNLQMMVDDLNISRQNLSQVINLGQKKNFYKLINEYRIEEVKKMIVNAKYSHYSILGIAFECGFNSKTSFHRIFKEETSQTPTEYKKSLN
- a CDS encoding S8 family serine peptidase; amino-acid sequence: MFTHRTTASLLKGCIILIILSGSTHILPAQPSQLAESNKTELNRFALQRSARWTEQKRIADSLAVSLKIPVFYIEESGRVISLQRLGQNNQPVYYATDNLSVAATLAVDQVWSPGNEYPELTGEGIEINLWDGGTVLATHQEFQSPDGSRITMRDLNMPVSDHSTHISGTMIAMGKKSEAKGMAGKALIKGWDLDNDIAEMASAAADGITISNHSYGPLCGWYYNAQNENWYWYGDPNISATEDYEFGFYSDVSADLDYIAQMAPYYLIVKSAGNDRNDGPETAVSHYVWDENWILVNDEREPDGGEDGYDCLSPVAVAKNILTIGAVDDAKNMTAFSGFGPTDDGRIKPDLVSDGVDVYSSISSTNTSYDTYTGTSMSTAAATGSIALLLQLQNLLQPGVKLRSSTLKSILMHSATDLGNSGPDYSFGWGLINIKAAADLIYNNSNNQGKNIYEKVLNEGEEITFPVTTAGDAPFLKATICWTDPAGQASTPSLNQRTSKLKNDLNLTIQNTTTSQSFLPWVLDIESPAASATHGANHIDNVEQVYFTNPGDSNFTIRISHSGTLYGGSQAFSLVVTGIETQSEIFPPQNLTYAISESAILLSWAPPVFGVPDKYKIYQNGTFLSESNTPTYNDATIIFDNEYTYYVTAVYSINNTETESLGTNEVTVYPRTARSLPYIVDFETGTTDVQIKDNISGWQWGDSESLNCYYLDFSANNTKFIATDSYTAGEAVHVSDIAATPPLLLADYSNISLSFDYLLKTEIYDAIDELHVVYKNQEETEWHEFINLEKAVAWAHKTVELPPEICKNGIQLGFYYDDLYQWGMGAGLDNISVSGEEEPRVTDFTITALNCPVSSCTLSDDEMVSVSIKNLGPDPALSGDSIMIQMICSSNESVEEIVVLSESLLPNEVLSYEMNNHLDLSAEQNYTFEFLLTCSLDNNSTNNSFEKTIDIYGNPQPTIVTADLTFCEDEQPVLIEALPEGGVLSGEGVSDLYFSPALAGPGTHILSYTLTDENGCIGETTFQAIVDSVPQPQILNSDLSFCENQLPIFIEAIPEGGILSGAGVSEHYFDPSVAGPGTHTLTYTVTENECTGVIEFQVIVDSVIHPEILNENLSFCEDQLPVFIEAIPEGGILSGAGVSEHYFDPSVAGPGTHTLTYTVTENECTGVIEFQIIVDSVIHPEILNENLSFCEDQLPVFIEAIPEGGILSGAGVSELYFDPSVAGPGTHTLTYTVTENKCRGETEFQVIVDSVIHPEILNENLSFCQDQLPVSIEAIPEGGILSGAGVSGLYFDPSVAGAGMHTLTYKVTKNECTGVIEFQVIVYEKLVVDLGPDRVLGIEDSTSLHIPNSDCSIIWCDGTTEANLTIVASELGLGIHPVWVTVSNGASCFSSDTMFITVENINAVTGYKDASGILIYPNPTNKGFTVQLTQNELIDNLLMYRTTGEMLMNEQAATGSYFDVSSLRSGVYFVIVKTNVRTARICLLKL